A window of Zavarzinella sp. contains these coding sequences:
- a CDS encoding acyl-ACP desaturase, which yields MAEPVDSPEVRRLIFKAYRDYFDRAEKKRRWNVREDIPWDQCNKDVDPIVADCVQTFCMVEMYLPDYLAKQLPPVRANRGRAWMLANWGYEESKHSLALEDWLVRSGKRTEKQVEAMADGLLEREWNVHYGEPRAAVIYTMFQELATQLHYRNLRKIVDKKDPALDKVLELLSIDEAAHAHFFRQLVEIYLEHDREATLEQFRKVVNTFHMPADQLLSDSKQRIANIRALKLFDEEIFYKEVYSPIMHRLNLTKADLKPKKIFRAA from the coding sequence ATGGCAGAACCTGTTGATAGTCCGGAAGTACGACGTTTGATTTTTAAGGCATATCGCGATTATTTCGATCGTGCAGAAAAGAAACGTCGGTGGAACGTCCGGGAAGATATTCCGTGGGATCAGTGTAACAAGGATGTTGATCCGATTGTGGCGGACTGTGTACAGACGTTCTGCATGGTAGAAATGTATCTGCCGGATTACCTTGCGAAACAACTCCCACCAGTTCGGGCAAATCGCGGGCGAGCCTGGATGCTGGCAAACTGGGGTTATGAAGAATCGAAACACTCGCTGGCACTGGAAGACTGGCTGGTGCGATCCGGCAAGCGGACAGAAAAGCAAGTGGAAGCAATGGCGGATGGCCTGCTGGAACGGGAATGGAATGTCCATTACGGCGAGCCACGTGCGGCGGTGATCTACACGATGTTTCAGGAACTGGCTACCCAGTTGCACTACCGAAACCTGCGAAAAATCGTTGATAAGAAGGATCCCGCCCTTGATAAGGTGCTGGAATTGCTGTCGATTGACGAAGCGGCCCACGCCCACTTTTTCCGCCAACTGGTGGAAATTTATCTGGAACACGACCGTGAAGCCACACTGGAACAGTTCCGCAAAGTGGTGAACACCTTCCACATGCCCGCCGATCAGTTGCTTTCGGACAGTAAACAACGGATTGCCAATATCCGGGCACTGAAATTGTTCGACGAAGAAATCTTCTACAAAGAAGTTTACTCACCAATTATGCACCGCCTGAACCTGACGAAGGCCGATCTGAAGCCGAAAAAGATCTTCCGCGCCGCATAA
- a CDS encoding NUDIX hydrolase yields MTVAELTDRIAEAIEHLNSGTTPSARYVSGGVVVEARGRLLMAYSDFAYQGWHFPKGGLDEGESSLEGALREVSEETGGVVAKQAKSQTIFELKPGRPYNEPIGFGSPRGEDLERRSSHKMSLGAAKLLDDAAVEAWIDPELYKTYRYDVFDELVRRRVRVWWMTVPTYHLLVYQEGVAVPTQDTDAVEWHFPQDILDLKPPGPKRSRSKMSGAVRTILEWPDFKSAIDKARKEAADAGDVVE; encoded by the coding sequence GTGACAGTTGCAGAACTTACAGATCGGATCGCAGAGGCTATCGAGCATCTCAACTCAGGTACCACGCCAAGTGCACGTTACGTGTCTGGTGGGGTAGTTGTTGAAGCTCGTGGTCGACTGTTAATGGCCTATTCCGACTTCGCTTATCAGGGTTGGCATTTTCCCAAAGGTGGCCTGGACGAAGGGGAATCTTCACTCGAAGGGGCTCTGCGGGAAGTTTCTGAAGAAACCGGCGGGGTGGTTGCCAAACAAGCAAAATCTCAAACTATTTTTGAACTGAAACCGGGTCGCCCTTACAACGAACCAATCGGTTTTGGTTCCCCACGTGGGGAAGACCTGGAACGACGCAGTTCCCACAAAATGAGCCTGGGTGCTGCCAAACTGCTGGATGATGCCGCCGTCGAAGCCTGGATTGACCCAGAACTGTACAAAACCTACAGATACGATGTATTCGACGAACTGGTGCGTCGGCGGGTACGGGTCTGGTGGATGACCGTGCCCACTTACCATTTGCTGGTCTACCAGGAAGGTGTGGCAGTTCCCACACAGGATACCGATGCGGTAGAATGGCACTTCCCGCAAGATATTCTCGATTTGAAGCCACCTGGACCGAAACGATCCCGCTCGAAAATGAGCGGTGCGGTGCGGACGATTCTCGAATGGCCTGATTTCAAGAGTGCCATTGATAAAGCTCGCAAAGAAGCAGCAGATGCCGGCGATGTAGTGGAATAA